aggcaagccaagcggcttgcactgtatccagcacaggataggggccaaaagtggctcagccagaaacaaggggaaacttttccccttacctccaggtaaggaccgctagcctctatgggtctcctcggacttgcgctggcccaagtcaagggctagattgcacccttaatcacatCCAAACTGATCTGTAATCTTTCCATTTTCTCCTCAAAAGAGCACCAACAGAAATAAATTCTTCCAAACAAACATCCTTGCACAAGGTTGCTTATATTTTGGGGCTTCTTCCCTCTCCTTGGGACACAGAAGAACCAACACCACTCATTTTGTGTCATAACAAGCTTGTTATCACTGGCAGAGTCCTGTTGTTGGGTGAATCCGAAAATGCTTTTGCATGCAATGGCAGCTTTACATATATGGAATGAATCAAATACCATCGTCAACATTGGAAAATGTTACACAATCAACCAAACCACATGAAAAAACAGCCACTACTTACCATCACCACACCAATGGCAATGCCAACAGCTCCAATTATATTCAGTTTGGAGGTGAAGACTGTTTTAATAGCTGTAGGGCACGGCTGGAAGAGAAATAAGGTGGTCACCTTAAATACTGCTGCAGAGGCACAAGAATCAACAAGGTGGAACTAGCTCAGTTTCGCTTAGCTCAAGTGCCAGAAGTGTGCCCTTTACTGACTACACTGACAGTAAATAAATCTTTGATCCTGGTGATAGCTTGTCCCAGCCCAAAGTGTGAGACCGACAGGGGCTCATCTCTGATCTTGCTCTAGTCTTTGCACCACAAAAGTCTAGCCTAGTCTAGCCTTAAGCACCACAAAAGAGAGAGAACGAGTTAGGAAGAAGGCAGTATTGACAATTTCGACTATCAAGACCTGTTTAAATTTGTTGACTCTTGTTGACACTCTACACATCTGAGTATGGAACAGATTGATTTCCCAAGTGCAAAAGAGTCCATTTCTGTTTCTCTTATAGATATAGAGAGGGGGTAGAAACAAGACCTTTACTCATACTAAGCTATGCCTGAAGAAATCGTGACCTGACAAGGCTAACACCACCCATCAGCTAACACCATCCTCTACCACCATCCTCTCCAACAGATGCATACCTATAAAGGAGGAGACAGCCACAATGACAAATGATGGGAGGAGGATGATCATCAGCTTCAAATTCTATATATACCCGGATGCTATAAGCCAAAATATACACCATCTTCCTCAATGTACTAGTTTGTTTCAGCATACCTGTATTGTGAGGGTACTTCCAATTCCATCCTGACTAGGACAGAGGTCCTTGAGTATTACGTAGTCTGGAGACCCCAAACGGCCACAGCAGTTTAACTACACCACAAAGAAAACACACATTacattaggggaaaaaaagaaccttctgGGAATATATCAACAACAGATCTAGGCAAATTTGCTAACCGCTTCAGCAAGCAGGGGTTATGTTATGTATGCATGCCTGCAGAAAATAGCAACAACTGCTGAAGCTTTCCATGTAGCACAGCCCTCTAGATTTGGGTACAGTGCAAAGTTTATCCTATGCCCAAATCCAGCCAAGGAAGATTTGTATGCAGAATTCCACTCCCATGAGAAGCTCCCTGATTCAGAAGAGCACATCTctgcctgtaatggaaatgcgcaagatccctcaaggagatagggtgtggtgtcagcagtggtcccttgctctggcaggcaagcatgggattAATACCAGGagcttagattgcagtgagtgtgctgtacagctgcagctacttgGAGGCAAAATGGCCCACAGGGTTAAAAGCAgaacctgcaggaaggaaaagggtgtggatAGTAGAAGGAGCAGAAGGTTGGAgataggaaggagagagagaaagagcgctaatctgatggattaatggactggctgatggataCTGGATCtactgactgaccaatggactgactaATGGAGAAacaggtgaatggacttctgagcacTGCTGGAGCAaggactgctgaaacagagactactggagactggtgtgtggctgccacgcccaagacctgttgaggaccaaggtgttgctgtggcaGCTGGataagctgctggcaggagaggggaggaaggaggacctctgcaggttgaacaggcaagctaccctggttgTGCAGTGCTGCAACGCGGAACTagagccattgttggggaacaaaggggagctaattagcttaaagtgggcacagGTTCTGTAGGTGACGCTTGGACcagaaatttggcaaaacactgccTGCTTTGGAAATTCCAGTAACGGGACATTTTAGCAGTAAAAGCATTCAAATTTGCTTGTGACTGGAAAACGGCTCCCCAGCTCACTTGACATTCCTTGAAGCTCTTCCTAACCTTCACCCATGTCAGTTTCTTTGGAACTCCTTCTTTATACCATTTGgtcaacaatttttttaaaaagcaggtgagCCATAAGATCAGTTACCTGACCCGTCCCTAAAATAAGCATTCTAGAAAAGGTCCACACAACCTTTCCAAAGTTCATCATATTCAATACTTCTGATCCTGTCCCtaccagttttaaaaataaaactattctTCCTCTGAAATTGAGGAAGGCCAAAGCAAGGAGATTTTCCCCACAGGAATGATGTACTATGTCTTATTTCATTGATGTTTAATAgcagttattgggggggggggagatttaatCCCTCTCCTGGGTGCTGGTTCTCTGACCTAACctacccctcccccaacagcCTTGCTGGGAGTGGAAAAGGAGACTGGAATAGTAAAGATCATATgcttctcctccccaccttctgaaGGACCAATAACAACTTGGAAGGGGATTCTAATCAGAGaagcaacatggggggggggagctcaatGTGCTCCCCCCCTCAGTTGCTGTCACCTGAGTCAATTCaagttcttcccccctcccccaatctttaaaaaaaacagtctTTCTGGAGATTCCATTTTCATCCTTGTAATCTGGTACTTATTCACAGAGCCAGATCTGGACAAGAGAGTGTGGTTTTCAACCACAAAGCCCGTTTGCAACCCAGGTAACTTTCCTTAGCAGGTGATCTTCTTAGTATGGACAACAGATAATCGGCTGTAGTGGCTCCAGGCTGGGATAGGATAAGTATTAACAGTGGTTCAGATGAACTGTCATTCCTCTGGACCATGTGATGAAGCAAATTGGCCTGAATGTGAGAGGAGCGACCAGGACATGCATGTGTCATATCTGCACACAGTCTTAATGACATGGGGTTGGTTCAGATTTCAAAGTATTGCCTGGACAAGCCCATGAAGTATTTCAGCTTTTAGCAGGTGTGCAAACAGAAGTAAACAAACGAAGGAAGATCTGACTCACTGCGAACTGGAAGGCTTTCAGTGTTTGCTGCGCATTGGTCTCACTTCTTCTGTCGTATGCCTCATTATAAAATTTCTGTATTTCTTCGATAATCTAGAAAAAAGACAAGATCATGGTTTGCTCCCAGTAATAAGCAAGTGTTTCTATGTGACCTTGAAGAGAACAGAACAACTAACAGCAAGCAACAATTTATtaagaggagagagaaagaaaatgaaccATGGCTATGGGCAACATTTGAATACTCAACCATGGTTAAAGCTTCCTTATGACTCAAGATGCAAAACCACAGTTGAAGTATTGCATTTGCCCTGAGCAAAACCAGCAAGACAGTTTCCCTGTTTCTCCAGACTCTAGGCTTGCAGGTATtccctatccccctccccccacatacacacccaTCTACTAAGGTGAGGATTTACTTTGGCAAGCTTAGCTATAATTTCATGCTGCACTCTATTAACCAGAGTTAAGGGAAGTGACATGCGTATTGCAGAACAGCAGTTTTGTGATTAAATGCCCAAGCAGTTAGTGTACATATTCCTTAACGGGCAGAGTGCCAATCAACTTGGGAACACGAGTGTCTGGATCTGCCACATCAGATGGTTGAGCACACATTGTGGCTTTGCACTTAAAGACCACAAGCTGCACATGTCACAAGTGCAGCCAGTCCCACTCCTGACTGGAACACCACAGCAGAGTCAACTACAGACCCCTCTCAGATCAGGACAGATCCTAGATAGTCTGGGGCCCTACTGaaagacaggggtggggaggggtaatGGGGCACCAGGCATCTGAAATGTGTGCAGCATTCAGGACATCTTTACTTCTGTTCTTTCCCTGCAGTCTGTGGAACCCTGCAGGTTCAGGTACAATTTTTGCTTAGACTACACCATTATTAAGTGCAGCAACATCAGGTAATGCCCAATTACCACCAGCTTAGCCTAGCATTTCATTAGGTCCACTAAAAAACTTGGTGAGAGCCAGGATGACAGTGTAGTGGGTTGGAAGTTGGATTTGGacctgaagatccaggttcaaatcccagctcagccatgtagcttcctgggtaaccttgggccagtcactcgcTCACACTCTCAGTCACCTCACCGGGctgaggacaaaaaggaagggaggaaccctGTATGCCACccttagctccttggaggaagggtggcattaaaAAACCTGAAAGAGATGCTACCCAATTTCTAGATGGTTATGAGCAACGTACAAGTCTTCAATAATAAGAAGACAGGTTTACCTTGTCCTTGTTTGAAAACCCCCAGATGGCAGCAGCTACTTCAAGTGCAAATatcaggagcaggaagaggaaaaactgagggagaagagaaggagaTACATTTTCAATCAGGTCAAGGATGAACATGCTTGGCAAACGCAGAACATTTGAAAACCAGGAGGGGACGACCCAGCATTTCTTGGCAAACTCCACAGCCAGCCTTGTGAGGCAGCCCAGCCTCATCCCTCCTATACTGCAAAAAGAGCACTAAGAGCAGAGCAGGAGCAGCAACTTTGTCTGAAGCAACCTAATAAGCCTGTGGCTGAGGCAATATTGGAGTGGATAGACTGACCCAATTTTTATTTGTGTAGCCATATAGATGTTTGAGCTGGGAAGCCACAGGTCATCTAATCCAATCCTAGaagcatttactcagaagtaggttcacTTTGTTCTCCAcactctccctgcccctccaTCAAATATTCCTTCCATGCTTGGAtactggaggtgcagggaggaagggcagccagaaacaggtccttctcagtagtggcaccaacggtacgaaactccctccctcccaatctACAGACTGCTCCTTCCTCAGAGGCCTTCCAGCAGGGTCTGAAGAAGCTTCTTTTTAAAtgagccttctgagttcttggcctttttaacatctggaTTTTACAGGTTATTTACAGTATTACGTTAATACTTATATTATGCTTAAACTACATATACGAATACTTATGTGTCTAACACATAACAGTATTATGTTAAACAGTTAATACTGTTATTATAACAGTGTTATTATAACAGGTTATAAGGTGTCTGCTGTTGGTTCTGTTATTGTAATTGTTTTGATGTTTTAGGAGTTTAGGATATATTGTAATTATGATTTTCTGTGATAAGCTGCTTTAGGTCTTCTTAtggagagaaaagcaggataaaaattcggtaagtaaataaataaagcctgCAAGGAGTCCAATGTATGTTTTGAATTTGCCTGTGATGCACACAGAACCCTGACTTATGTTACGGACTAACCCTGACTCCATTTCTCTTAGGAATAATTCTGCATGTGTTGCATCTAGAAAGGGTATTTCATTCTCCTTTTTCAAAACAGAACCAAATGAACATTTAATTAGCAACATTAAGGAGGATTCTCATGATAGGACCAAGTTACCAGTAACTTAGATATTTGTCCAAAGTTAACTCGAGTCTCGAAACTCAACCAATAATGCTAAACTATTCAATTTGCCAAGGATTAGCAaataaagggcccagtcctagccaactctccagcactgatgcagccatgtcaatggggcattagtaacagaggcctcctcaagtaagggaatgcttgttcccttattgcagggctgcatcagtgatggaaagttacTGGGCTCACAGCCAAAAAACAGGGTCCATTTAGATAACCAGCAGAATAGAGTGGTATGGTCTTTTCTACACCATGCCATTTCATACAGCCAGGCTATAGAGAGGCAATGCATGACTGAGTGTTCTAtcatatttaaaagaaagaacacCCTCTAAGTAGCATGATGTGAGGAAGCCAAggcagaacacacacaccccgcgcCATATGCTAGTTTTTCCATGTGCAGAagtgcttttttttccccttgggtgAACATTCAAATTATGCAACTTAACACATACACTGAAGCAGTAAAGCTCAGCAAAGCTCTGACCCCCGGCCCCATCAATTTTGCAGAACTGGCCCTCAAGCTCCAACACTTACCAAACTGAGCATGCATTGGGACTCCTGTATTGCTCCACAGCACCCCAGGAAGCCAACCAGCATTATGAGGGCACCAGCTCCAATGAGTATGTAAACTCCTGCGGGTAGAGATCAAGAACAAAGAGAATGCTCACTCATGGATGAAGAAGGCTTCAGGTGTACTCACTCACTGACTTAAAGGTGACATACCCCACTGTTGCAAGCATGATATTTGCAGCTTCTGGCATTTTTCACTACCCAAGAATCTTCAATACAAACCAACCACCTCCCCATCAACTATTATTGATGTTGATGTGTTGCAGAACaagcttttaagaacataagaatagccccccactggatcaggccataggcccatctagtccagcttcctgcatctcacagcggcccaccaaatgccccagggagcacaccagataacaagagacctcattctggtgccctcccttgcatctggcatagccagGATTTTATAGAAAGGATTTAAAACCAGTCTTTTTATTTTGATGAAGCTGGTACAGGTACTAcccaggtagttggcaaccttcaacaTGATTGGTTGAATGGGGTTTCTGCTCCAGACACACACAACCCATCCAAGGGCAAATACTTATACAGGTTTCGTCTCCTACACCAGAGTGGTCAGTGCAACTGTTTCCCCTCTTCCTCAACAATTTACCCATTACAGAACGCCATTGTATTAACCAATATTTTATACTCTTTCCAGAGTTAGTGAAGTTCAATCCTATTAAAAGTACAACACACCCTGTACTGTACAACACACCCatttgagtccctccggggagaaaggcggggtagaaataaagttaataataataaaaataatgataCTGTAAATTCATctgccaacaacaacagaacaCAATAAACATTGATTGCAGTGAGTGCAAGGGTAAAACATTTAAGCTACCAGCTAGGCCGTGTCCTCTCCCAAGAAAATGCCTGGCTTGCAACATACCTGGTTGCACCTGCCTGGTCCCAACCCCAACCCTCCTGAGTCACCCAGGGCCTTAGAAAATTGGCAACCCCACTGTAAGGAGTTGAGAGAAGTTCCATTCAccccccttttcatttttttccctacagTTCATGTACGTTTGTACAACCAgagatgtttttttaaaaagcctgcagTCATTGTTAGGGGACTAGCAAATATATTATTGTGTGTTCTGCAGGTGTGTATTACAGTATTTTCCTTAAAAGTCAATGTGCTACTGGagtgccaaactagacatgatggcaACAGACTCAATTGTTTCGGCCTGGGCCTTCCCTAAATAACATATACTTTCTTGGGTGGGGTGCTTGCTTTTTGGATCAAGAGAAGGGAGCAGAACTCCCATTCTCACACTTCCCAGTCCAAGCCCCCCTCCCATGCAATTTTCCCAACCACACTTCAATTTGCCATGCAAGAATTAATCCAAGAAAAATtgattctcgggggggggggggaaggaaggaatagattGCAGGGAGAGAGTTCAGCTCCCCTTAGCCATGCGttgcttttgtaaaaaaacaaaaagtcacATCTCTGGGTGCAACTGGGGCAGAAGCATGTGTAGGCAAGTGGCCCTATTGCCATTATGCTTAGCTTGGACATAAAGAGAAAAATCAACGCCCACAAACTAACATTCTGCTCTAAGCACAGCCCAGTTGGCTCTGTGTTGGCCACCATTATGAAATAAAGTGCACAACTTGAGTTTTAGTCACATGATAGCAACATTGCCGATTTTCAGCCATTTACTAGTATTTTAGGTGTGTGCACCACATTCCAGATTTCTAATTAGTGATAAAGACCCTACCACTTGGAGGTACACTCCAGGTCTCTCATCTCAGGGAGATGTTCTGTTGGTGCACTTTTTGTGGACATCGGGTTTGCTGGGACTACACATGTGGGTACACAACATTTCTGTGTGCTCAATGACAGCAGGTGTACCCAGCACTGTAATTTGGCAGCAGTGTAATTCTGATAGTCCCATAAGCAAGTCAGCACTAGTCATCTTGACATATGCAACaaagaagcaattttcaaccagtgtcccCTGGCAAATTTGGTGTgttgcaaaaggtccacaggtatgctgaAGGAGTTTGGAGTACAGCGGttgaaaaacaatgaaaaacatATCCGGGTTCTGAGACTTtgtttcttgggcaactgtctatagtaatgaattgtccttccttcctcctcctccggaGTCTCCCGGAAgcaacatcacaagaggcaaagacgacagagaagaccatagaggtcagtgtgctgtaagaaaAGCACTGATAAATTGAAAAAATAAAGACTCTTCTGAGtcatgaacagcacaatcctaagcatgactctagagcagtgtttctcaaactgtgggtcgggacccactaggtgggtcgtgagccaattttaggtgggtccccattcatttcaatattttatttttaatgtattagacttgattctaccacggtatgtgactgcatttggggaaacgttacagacctgtacttttaacaagctactatgtatattcttttaacaatgacagtaaatgggacttactcctgggtaagtgtggagtaagattgcagcttaggattgttaaaactgcTCCttcttcatgatgtcacttccggtcatgacatcacttccagtgggtcttgacaaattctcattctaaaaagtgcgtcccagtgctaaacttgtgagaaccactgctctagaggagcATGCCCCAtagattttaatgggacttactcccaaataagtgtgcctaggattgctgcctaagttACTGATCACTTTCTGGAATACTTCTGAATAGTGATAAGGAAAGCAAGAGTACCTTGGCCTCAGAACCTGCCTGCTGCTTGTACAACTTTATTTCACTTTATACCTGTATAGAACGTTGAGTTGGTGTTCTGGTCAAAAATGTCTTTTGTCTGTGAATCAAACCGAAGCCATAGTCCAATTGCAAGGACAGCTGTTCCTGCAAGCTgtggaaagggaagagaaattATTCAAACACTTTCATAATTGCACACCGTGTTTTTCCAACTTAGTCTGGCCCTCAGTGTCCACGTGTTATTGTCACATGGCACGAGGCTGCACAGTTTTCTGATTGTGTGGAAACAGATCAGGGCTCCTTGAAAGGCAACAAGGCCTCAGGGGAGTGTTGCTAGGCAGGCCTTCAGACACGAACCACCCTGAGAATACCCACAGCAGAGCATTTCACCTGATGCAAAGAAAGGTGATCGCCTATTTTAGGGTAACTGGAAAACGCCTCTCTCCCAAGCTCTCGCCAGGCTCTCCAGGAGGCCAGTGAGTCTCGCACCAGCACCCGCAGCACCTCGAGTGCTATTTACAGTAAAGCAAAGGCCTGGGTGTGGGGGGAGCTGGTCTGTCCAGTTTCTCAGATTTCAAGTCTCTAGCGCTTCCTGTGCATTTCTCAGCCTTCAGCTGCAGGCACCCTGGAAGCTCCGCTCCAATGCAGTTTGTCATCATAATAAGGGGTGTCGATTGTTAGACCTAGAAAAAACCACACTGTCTGCACAATGCAAGCTGTTGCAAAGTTTTCCCTCCTCACATGAATCATGTGTTTCTGTAGGAAGAACACACAACTCCACCCTGCTCCTTTAGTGAATCCAGCCTCCCTTCCCCTTACTACTCTGACACTTGTGTGAAAAATTCTTCCTGGAGAAAATCAAAATGCAGCACAGACACAAAACACCCTGACCTGGCCAATcctaaatatttctttactcagtgtgtgattggtctgtggaactccttgccacaggatgtggtgacggcatctggcctggatgcctttaaaaagggattggacaagtttctggaggaaaaatccattacgggttacaagccatgatgtgtatgtgcaacctcctgatatcaGAAATGGGCTAAGCCAGatgcaggatgaggtctcttgtggactagtctagatgggcctatggcctgatccagtggggctgttcttatgttctagagaGCTGTGGAATGAAGTCTTGCTCCCAAACTGTGCTGCACTGGATTGCTTCTGAAGGAATCCACAACTGTCTTccggggggagggtggcaggtggACTTTGCTTGCGCAACAGGTCAGGAGACCAAATCTTCTCTGGTCTCCCTTCTAAAACTCAGATTTCCTACACAGGCAGGTATATTTATTCCATAAATACGTACATATTTCCCCCAGGAACAAAGGACTGTTGAAATGCAAGGAAACACTTCACCCTACTGCTGAAGTTATTGCAGAGGAGAATCTGAAGTCGCTCTGTAGGGCAGAGGGATGCAGCAAGAAAAGTGCCCTGCGCAAATGGAGCTGCTCTGTGGGAagcagagaccttcagcagctgccAAGCTCCAGGGAACTGCATGTAAACACTGCAAAGGGGATTTTCCGTAGCAACCAGAAGCTGGCCCTGGAAATGTTTCTCTGGCTTTACAGGAACACGGACACCAAGGAAGCCTGATCACATGCTGCTGGCTCCCCCCCTCACCTGGGTGGCCCGGCCCTTTTTCTCTAAACAAAGATGAGTGCAAAATGTCTCACTAAAACTTTCCACCACATGGGAAGAGGCCACAGCCAGCTTGTCTCCACATGCCTTAAAGAAGAAAGCATTAATGCTGGTGCTGGAGAAAGTTTCTCGCATTCAGCAAGGCTGCTCTCAGTAATGTGGCTGATGTTGCATCCATGCAGCTGCCTTTGGATCAGAACAAAATTTGCAAGTTCAGATGCTCACAAGGCCCCCGTttagcagacagacagacagacagacgcaggcaacagatttttctttctataTCTGTCTCTAGGAAAATCACTGAAATATATTTTGTCTtaaggcagcgtttctcaaagttTGCTCCTAGGAAGaccttcaggggctccaggagtacACCGTAAGTGGCTCCCATCTGCCCCCTACCCAGTTTGCTCATCTGTCTctcttgtctcccccccccccccgtacatgaCACATGTTTCTcatttccctcctgcctctttgTCAGTATTTAGCATTCGAACCACGCCACTCTGTGCTGatactctggggctccccaagactctgtgcatgtgctggcagggctccctgagagtCTTTTAAGGAGTGTGAAGGGTTCCAGAgaccaagaagtttgagaacttgCTGCCCTAAAGTAACAGAGAAACTTGTTACTGTATTCACCCTTTCCCTTTCACACTCCCACCCTCTAGTCATGAAATCTCGGAGTGCACAACAATACAGTGTTTGTACTGCACTGCAGACACTGAATGTGTAAATGCTTGCACATGAATACCAAGGCACATGCACATTTGTTCTAGTAACAGTTTAACCAAAACAAACCAtttgattgaaaatcactgtacaaCAGATTATGGCAGCACAAATACATACAGACTATGGGAATGGACCACAGTGGGGGGTGAATCGAGCAATGAACCTTGGTACAAACAGCTGCACTCTGACATGGGTTTCCTGTTTGAATGAAAAATATATTGGGGAGTGTACATTTGACAAAACAGTTTTCCATCTAAACTACAGCTCTGCAAACAGagtccagtggaacttactcccaaggacaTTGAACCCTTGATTGAACAGACTAACGGGGGAGGGGTGCCTGTTTATactgaaagtccattaaatccgaATGCCATTTGTGACCACGCACAAGCTGCATGTCAACACATGCACAAAACCCAGAACTAGTTTTCAAAGGAGCGGGCAATGTG
This genomic interval from Tiliqua scincoides isolate rTilSci1 chromosome 6, rTilSci1.hap2, whole genome shotgun sequence contains the following:
- the CD9 gene encoding CD9 antigen — its product is MPVKGGTKCIKYLLFGFNFIFWLAGTAVLAIGLWLRFDSQTKDIFDQNTNSTFYTGVYILIGAGALIMLVGFLGCCGAIQESQCMLSLFFLFLLLIFALEVAAAIWGFSNKDKIIEEIQKFYNEAYDRRSETNAQQTLKAFQFALNCCGRLGSPDYVILKDLCPSQDGIGSTLTIQPCPTAIKTVFTSKLNIIGAVGIAIGVVMIFGMIFSMILCCAIRRNREMV